One part of the Sarcophilus harrisii chromosome 5, mSarHar1.11, whole genome shotgun sequence genome encodes these proteins:
- the TRDMT1 gene encoding tRNA (cytosine(38)-C(5))-methyltransferase isoform X2, which produces MILMSPPCQPFTRIGLQGDVTDPRTKSFLHILRILPRLQKLPKYILLENVKGFEVSSARDLFVQTLENCGFKYQEFLLSPTSLGIPNSRLRYFLIAKLQSEPLPFQVPGQILVEFPTVESANAQRHTIIVDVMKNSLENKMEPNPPSDGNPPCCGKETFLFKLETAEEIKRKLQQDSDLSVQMLKDFLEDDDDMSQYFLPPKALLRYALLLDIVRPTCRRSTCFTKGYGTYVEGTGSVLQTAEDIQIENVYTSLETLSEEEKLMKLSMLKLRYFTPREIANLHGFPPEFGFPEKLTMKQCYRLLGNSLNVHVVSKLIRTLLG; this is translated from the exons ATGATTTTAATGAGCCCTCCATGTCAGCCATTTACAAG AATTGGCCTACAGGGAGATGTGACTGATCCAAGGACAAAGAGTTTCCTTCATATTCTTCGTATTCTCCCAAG gctacaaaaattaccaaaatataTCCTTTTAGAAAATGTTAAAGGATTTGAAGTGTCTTCTGCCAG agACCTTTTTGTTCAAACACTAGAAAACTGTGGCTTTAAATACCAAGAGTTTCTATTATCTCCAACATCT CTTGGTATCCCAAATTCTAGACTACGTTACTTTCTTATTGCAAAACTTCAGTCAGAACCATTACCTTTTCAAGTTCCTGGTCAG ATATTGGTTGAATTTCCCACAGTTGAATCTGCAAATGCACAAAGGCACACGATTATAGTAGATGTGATGAAAAACAGTCTAGAGAACAAAATGGAACCAAACCCTCCCTCTGATGGCAACCCCCCATGTTGTGGGAAAGAGACATTCCTTTTCAAACTGGAAACTgcagaagaaataaagagaaaacttCAGCAGGACAGTGATCTCTCTGTTCAGATGTTAAAAGATTTCCTTGAGGATGACGATGATATGAGTCAGTACTTTTTGCCACCAAAGGCCTTGTTACGCTATGCTCTTCTGTTAGACATTGTTCGGCCCACTTGCAGGCGATCGACGTGCTTTACAAAAGG ctATGGAACCTATGTAGAAGGGACTGGATCTGTCTTGCAAACTGCTGAGGATATACAG ATTGAAAATGTGTATACATCTCTTGAAACATTGTCAGAAGAAGAGAAGCTTATGAAGTTATCGATGCTTAAACTGCGATATTTTACCCCTAGAGAAATAGCAAATCTTCATGGATTTCCTCCAGAGTTTG gaTTTCCTGAGAAGCTAACGATGAAACAGTGCTACCGTCTACTTGGAAACAGTCTTAATGTACATGTAGTGTCCAAACTCATCAGAACATTGCTTGGGTAA
- the TRDMT1 gene encoding tRNA (cytosine(38)-C(5))-methyltransferase isoform X1, protein MEPLRVLELYSGIGGMHQALKDSSVSAEVVAAIDVNTIANEVYKHNFPHTQLWAKTIEGITLQEFNQLSFNMILMSPPCQPFTRIGLQGDVTDPRTKSFLHILRILPRLQKLPKYILLENVKGFEVSSARDLFVQTLENCGFKYQEFLLSPTSLGIPNSRLRYFLIAKLQSEPLPFQVPGQILVEFPTVESANAQRHTIIVDVMKNSLENKMEPNPPSDGNPPCCGKETFLFKLETAEEIKRKLQQDSDLSVQMLKDFLEDDDDMSQYFLPPKALLRYALLLDIVRPTCRRSTCFTKGYGTYVEGTGSVLQTAEDIQIENVYTSLETLSEEEKLMKLSMLKLRYFTPREIANLHGFPPEFGFPEKLTMKQCYRLLGNSLNVHVVSKLIRTLLG, encoded by the exons ACAGCTCTGTATCGGCAGAAGTGGTGGCTGCTATTGATGTGAACACTATTGCGAATGAAGTATACAAGCATAATTTTCCTCATACACAATTATGGGCCAAAACTATTGAG GGAATTACGCTACAAGAATTTAATCAGCTGTCTTTCAATATGATTTTAATGAGCCCTCCATGTCAGCCATTTACAAG AATTGGCCTACAGGGAGATGTGACTGATCCAAGGACAAAGAGTTTCCTTCATATTCTTCGTATTCTCCCAAG gctacaaaaattaccaaaatataTCCTTTTAGAAAATGTTAAAGGATTTGAAGTGTCTTCTGCCAG agACCTTTTTGTTCAAACACTAGAAAACTGTGGCTTTAAATACCAAGAGTTTCTATTATCTCCAACATCT CTTGGTATCCCAAATTCTAGACTACGTTACTTTCTTATTGCAAAACTTCAGTCAGAACCATTACCTTTTCAAGTTCCTGGTCAG ATATTGGTTGAATTTCCCACAGTTGAATCTGCAAATGCACAAAGGCACACGATTATAGTAGATGTGATGAAAAACAGTCTAGAGAACAAAATGGAACCAAACCCTCCCTCTGATGGCAACCCCCCATGTTGTGGGAAAGAGACATTCCTTTTCAAACTGGAAACTgcagaagaaataaagagaaaacttCAGCAGGACAGTGATCTCTCTGTTCAGATGTTAAAAGATTTCCTTGAGGATGACGATGATATGAGTCAGTACTTTTTGCCACCAAAGGCCTTGTTACGCTATGCTCTTCTGTTAGACATTGTTCGGCCCACTTGCAGGCGATCGACGTGCTTTACAAAAGG ctATGGAACCTATGTAGAAGGGACTGGATCTGTCTTGCAAACTGCTGAGGATATACAG ATTGAAAATGTGTATACATCTCTTGAAACATTGTCAGAAGAAGAGAAGCTTATGAAGTTATCGATGCTTAAACTGCGATATTTTACCCCTAGAGAAATAGCAAATCTTCATGGATTTCCTCCAGAGTTTG gaTTTCCTGAGAAGCTAACGATGAAACAGTGCTACCGTCTACTTGGAAACAGTCTTAATGTACATGTAGTGTCCAAACTCATCAGAACATTGCTTGGGTAA